From one Drosophila subpulchrella strain 33 F10 #4 breed RU33 chromosome 3L, RU_Dsub_v1.1 Primary Assembly, whole genome shotgun sequence genomic stretch:
- the LOC119555639 gene encoding uncharacterized protein LOC119555639 isoform X3, producing MTSYANDTTTSAAAATSAGAVEAAATTAAVNAPQSAVGGVAAPAAADSSKVKGRDNLSISRTQYGDEDGNSSDGREKADTTPENIKKIAEIMDSPDGTMSANSPIPSPRHVQLRNPMNPGFVGLGAAIDESCGKFCLGKPPPSPAEKAAAQSRANQQHGTPPGNSNSRSHSNHKPAADEEENSSESNATTKASLAFTIDHFDASENDSAAQAARYKNMMERIQSRHKRGASMSKLETDKDTTTATSTSGRQSQRSSLDAGSSMADDVSSLTAATPSSEQAPPVQVKMRVRERSASRVRDASKRHSWSPRSSANAPEPSSAPAPRPTSRSKLPPPPAATKGTSNLVANRTANQFTPRSTAMQLALRQVEMMCPQPPLADCKPLAENDAVSEAGTYTLDGDNYTEEQKDLMNIDRNGKGAGAKQRPKQLPVKSNRGSNVLEVNYYHETPLQEQLPQQLLAQRSSTGAYLDQLKSRVLRQQVPLSPPTPPSPAADMGCFTSVTTSGVLAKQRALDTHPKLTRHSHSLSTSQIDSSEYVSNEAKLRHTQALSGSATDRQKAEYRLNVFTTSTNQQHQLPETPTTPTQSSEAALLQTAQTKQDWIQEWARNARARSLAQDVSGTSANRRKQQQQAQAQAQQLMTRSYNCSDTGGDSLTDDSLSLYNQQQRQYAAAAKLNRSLAERYRLLGDCDYASDPALCSHGGGGSGGQVVEPGYKPPKSPSKIPSPLHTLGRARSASRSRPPTDAYLEHTAAAISNLQQSLSRRSSVKSPAQSSPQHSLESGMGAGAGGGYRRSPLHRALMTSSINEAQLQLLTSGEYLLKQLRRRKNSLEYDPGQELEQVEPAAAPLSPLRRSSSFQQQQGQHPVRQARPNFQNLYTPPAARHAHALSTVNQQQLKKSASSNNFEQAYSDYDNELQYYINDEDEMGTTGAYYSSNEEEEADENHESQGSVPLSNTRMNKALLMRIERSKQRVAGSQAPAKPTSAPAGKLSLAQSGAGVAACPNTPEMPRRGIKSAPRVAPGSGNRNTRQSMPRETSLSRLAQQVPSSLANAKKQLLQTASAGVNSNPREQRVQPKYLDISKYKSAQSNNFLRKNDAKSTLKPADQMKRSPSASSMGLSRGEGTRASNRSVRSAASAMNTSTTSLGGGNPGSRNSSAMRRDASVNKQKEAEMAMWKRRSTYDPMKAAAEDRRKKEEARRAQSEAQRQINDEIDEIPFESLRLWVISRLEVKCAAPSQQFDHHKRGQQLQPAKLRGKRRLDAW from the exons ATGACATCATACGCAAACGACACCACGACTTCGGCAGCAGCGGCGACATCAGCTGGCGCAGTGGaagcggcagcaacaacagcagccgTCAACGCCCCCCAATCAGCTGTGGGGGGCGTGGCGGCCCCTGCAGCTGCTGATTCATCCAAAGTCAAGGGCCGCGACAATTTGTCCATCAGCCGCACACAGTATGGCGACGAAGATGGCAACAGCAGCGATGGTCGCGAAAAGGCCGACACAACGCCGGAGAACATCAAGAAAATCGCCGAAATCATGGACAGTCCGGATGGTACGATGTCGGCCAACTCGCCCATCCCCTCGCCCCGCCACGTGCAGCTCAGGAACCCCATGAATCCCGGCTTCGTGGGCCTCGGTGCTGCCATCGACGAGTCCTGCGGCAAGTTCTGCCTTGGCAAGCCGCCACCATCGCCGGCCGAGAAAG CAGCGGCACAGAGCAGAGCGAACCAGCAACATGGCACTCCGcccggcaacagcaacagcagaagCCACTCCAACCACAAACCCGCCGCCGATGAGGAGGAGAACTCGAGCGAGTCGAATGCCACCACGAAAGCATCGCTGGCCTTCACCATTGATCATTTCGATGCCTCGGAGAACGATTCGGCGGCTCAGGCGGCGCGCTACAAGAACATGATGGAGCGCATCCAGAGTCGCCACAAGCGCGGTGCTTCCATGTCCAAGCTGGAGACGGACAAGGATACCACGACGGCCACCTCGACCAGCGGACGGCAGTCGCAGAGGAGCAGCTTGGATGCGGGCAGCAGCATGGCGGACGATGTGTCCTCCCTCACAGCGGCCACGCCCAGTAGCGAGCAGGCGCCTCCGGTGCAGGTGAAGATGCGGGTGCGGGAACGCAGTGCCTCGCGGGTGAGGGACGCCTCGAAGCGGCACAGTTGGTCGCCGCGAAGCTCCGCCAATGCGCCCGAACCAAGTTCCGCACCTGCGCCCAGACCCACCAGTCGATCTAAGCTACCACCTCCGCCGGCAGCGACCAAGGGAACCTCTAATCTGGTGGCCAATCGCACGGCCAATCAGTTCACACCCCGCTCCACCGCCATGCAGCTGGCACTGCGCCAGGTGGAGATGATGTGTCCACAGCCGCCTTTAGCGGACTGCAAACCACTGGCCGAGAACGATGCAGTCAGTGAGGCAGGCACCTACACCCTCGACGGGGATAACTATACGGAGGAGCAGAAGGATCTCATGAACATCGATAGGAACGGAAAGGGGGCGGGTGCCAAGCAGCGACCCAAACAGTTGCCAGTGAAGTCGAACAGGGGCAGCAATGTGCTGGAGGTGAACTACTACCATGAGACGCCCCTGCAGGAGCAGCTACCACAGCAACTGCTAGCCCAGAGGAGCTCCACAG GTGCCTATCTGGATCAACTAAAGAGTCGCGTGCTGCGTCAGCAGGTTCCCCTGTCGCCACCCACTCCTCCATCGCCGGCAGCGGACATGGGCTGCTTCACCAGTGTGACCACCAGTGGAGTGCTGGCCAAACAGCGGGCCTTGGACACCCATCCCAAGCTCACCCGCCACTCGCACAGCTTGTCCACCTCGCAGATCGACAGCTCCGAGTATGTGAGCAATGAGGCTAAACTGAGGCACACGCAGGCCCTGTCCGGATCGGCCACCGATCGCCAGAAGGCCGAGTACCGCCTGAATGTGTTCACCACTAGCACCAATCAGCAGCACCAGTTGCCGGAGACGCCCACCACGCCCACACAGAGCTCGGAGGCCGCCCTCCTGCAGACGGCGCAAACCAAGCAGGACTGGATCCAGGAGTGGGCACGGAATGCCCGAGCCAGGAGCTTGGCGCAGGATGTGAGTGGCACGAGCGCCAATCGTCggaagcaacagcagcaggcaCAAGCGCAGGCACAG CAACTGATGACCCGGAGCTACAACTGCTCGGATACGGGTGGCGATTCCCTGACGGATGACAGCCTGAGTCTGTACAACCAGCAGCAGCGCCAGTACGCAGCGGCAGCTAAGCTTAATCGCAGTCTGGCGGAGCGGTACCGCCTGCTGGGCGACTGTGACTACGCCAGCGATCCGGCGTTGTGCAGCCATGGCGGCGGAGGCAGTGGTGGGCAGGTGGTGGAGCCGGGCTACAAGCCGCCCAAGAGTCCCAGCAAGATTCCCTCGCCGCTGCACACGCTGGGACGTGCGCGCAGTGCCAGTCGCTCGCGTCCACCAACCGATGCCTACTTGGAGCATACAGCTGCGGCTATTAGTAACCTGCAGCAGTCGCTTTCCCGCAGGAGCTCTGTTAAATCGCCAGCTCAGAGTAGTCCGCAGCACAGCCTGGAGTCGGGAATGGGCGCAGGAGCAGGCGGTGGCTATAGACGATCTCCGCTTCACCGGGCTctcatgaccagcagcatcaACGAGGCGCAGCTGCAGTTGCTcaccagcggcgagtatcttCTGAAGCAATTGCGTCGCCGCAAGAATTCGCTCGAGTACGATCCCGGCCAGGAATTGGAGCAGGTTGAGCCAGCTGCTGCCCCATTGTCGCCGCTGCGTCGATCGAGTAGcttccagcagcagcagggacAGCATCCTGTGCGTCAGGCGCGTCCGAATTTCCAGAACCTCTACACACCGCCCGCTGCCCGCCACGCCCACGCCCTGAGCACCGTTAACCAGCAGCAGCTAAAGAAGTCCGCCAGCAGCAATAACTTTGAGCAGGCCTACAGCGACTACGACAATGAGTTGCAGTATTATATAAACGATGAGGATGAAATGGGCACCACCGGGGCCTACTACTCAAgcaacgaggaggaggaggccgACGAGAACCACGAGAGCCAAGGCTCCGTGCCGCTGAGCAACACGCGAATGAACAAGGCTCTACTGATGCGGATCGAAAGGAGCAAGCAAAGGGTGGCCGGATCACAGGCTCCGGCCAAACCCACCTCAGCGCCAGCGGGAAAACTGAGCCTGGCACAAAGTGGAGCTGGTGTGGCTGCCTGTCCCAATACCCCTGAAATGCCGCGTCGTGGAATCAAGAGTGCTCCGAGGGTAGCTCCCGGATCCGGCAATCGAAACACCCGGCAGTCCATGCCCAGGGAAACAAGCCTCAGTCGGCTGGCGCAACAGGTGCCCAGTTCCTTGGCCAATGCCAAAAAGCAGCTGCTCCAAACCGCAAGTGCTGGTGTCAACTCCAATCCGAGGGAACAGCGCGTGCAACCCAAATACCTGGACATCTCCAAGTACAAGTCGGCGCAGTCGAACAATTTTCTGCGCAAAAACGATGCCAAGAGCACGCTAAAGCCGGCAGATCAAATGAAACGAAGTCCAAGTGCCTCCTCCATGGGTTTGAGTCGCGGTGAGGGAACGAGGGCCAGTAACCGGAGTGTGCGCAGCGCTGCCTCCGCGATGAACACCAGTACAACCTCGCTGGGTGGCGGGAATCCGGGTTCACGAAACTCTTCGGCAATGCGTCGCGATGCTTCAG TTAACAAACAAAAGGAGGCTGAAATGGCCATGTGGAAGCGTCGATCCACCTATGATCCCATGAAAGCCGCCGCCGAAGATCGCCGCAAGAAGGAAGAAGCGCGACGTGCACAAAGCGAAGCTCAGCGACAGATCAACGATGAGATCGATGAAATACCTTTCGAGAG CTTAAGGTTGTGGGTAATATCGCGGCTAGAGGTAAAG TGTGCTGCGCCCAGCCAACAATTTGACCATCACAAGCGGGGCCAACAGCTACAGCCCGCGAAACTCCGTGGAAAACGACGCCTGGACGCTTGGTGA
- the LOC119555639 gene encoding uncharacterized protein LOC119555639 isoform X4, translated as MTSYANDTTTSAAAATSAGAVEAAATTAAVNAPQSAVGGVAAPAAADSSKVKGRDNLSISRTQYGDEDGNSSDGREKADTTPENIKKIAEIMDSPDGTMSANSPIPSPRHVQLRNPMNPGFVGLGAAIDESCGKFCLGKPPPSPAEKAAAQSRANQQHGTPPGNSNSRSHSNHKPAADEEENSSESNATTKASLAFTIDHFDASENDSAAQAARYKNMMERIQSRHKRGASMSKLETDKDTTTATSTSGRQSQRSSLDAGSSMADDVSSLTAATPSSEQAPPVQVKMRVRERSASRVRDASKRHSWSPRSSANAPEPSSAPAPRPTSRSKLPPPPAATKGTSNLVANRTANQFTPRSTAMQLALRQVEMMCPQPPLADCKPLAENDAVSEAGTYTLDGDNYTEEQKDLMNIDRNGKGAGAKQRPKQLPVKSNRGSNVLEVNYYHETPLQEQLPQQLLAQRSSTGAYLDQLKSRVLRQQVPLSPPTPPSPAADMGCFTSVTTSGVLAKQRALDTHPKLTRHSHSLSTSQIDSSEYVSNEAKLRHTQALSGSATDRQKAEYRLNVFTTSTNQQHQLPETPTTPTQSSEAALLQTAQTKQDWIQEWARNARARSLAQDVSGTSANRRKQQQQAQAQAQQLMTRSYNCSDTGGDSLTDDSLSLYNQQQRQYAAAAKLNRSLAERYRLLGDCDYASDPALCSHGGGGSGGQVVEPGYKPPKSPSKIPSPLHTLGRARSASRSRPPTDAYLEHTAAAISNLQQSLSRRSSVKSPAQSSPQHSLESGMGAGAGGGYRRSPLHRALMTSSINEAQLQLLTSGEYLLKQLRRRKNSLEYDPGQELEQVEPAAAPLSPLRRSSSFQQQQGQHPVRQARPNFQNLYTPPAARHAHALSTVNQQQLKKSASSNNFEQAYSDYDNELQYYINDEDEMGTTGAYYSSNEEEEADENHESQGSVPLSNTRMNKALLMRIERSKQRVAGSQAPAKPTSAPAGKLSLAQSGAGVAACPNTPEMPRRGIKSAPRVAPGSGNRNTRQSMPRETSLSRLAQQVPSSLANAKKQLLQTASAGVNSNPREQRVQPKYLDISKYKSAQSNNFLRKNDAKSTLKPADQMKRSPSASSMGLSRGEGTRASNRSVRSAASAMNTSTTSLGGGNPGSRNSSAMRRDASVNKQKEAEMAMWKRRSTYDPMKAAAEDRRKKEEARRAQSEAQRQINDEIDEIPFERLRIFSIEEFI; from the exons ATGACATCATACGCAAACGACACCACGACTTCGGCAGCAGCGGCGACATCAGCTGGCGCAGTGGaagcggcagcaacaacagcagccgTCAACGCCCCCCAATCAGCTGTGGGGGGCGTGGCGGCCCCTGCAGCTGCTGATTCATCCAAAGTCAAGGGCCGCGACAATTTGTCCATCAGCCGCACACAGTATGGCGACGAAGATGGCAACAGCAGCGATGGTCGCGAAAAGGCCGACACAACGCCGGAGAACATCAAGAAAATCGCCGAAATCATGGACAGTCCGGATGGTACGATGTCGGCCAACTCGCCCATCCCCTCGCCCCGCCACGTGCAGCTCAGGAACCCCATGAATCCCGGCTTCGTGGGCCTCGGTGCTGCCATCGACGAGTCCTGCGGCAAGTTCTGCCTTGGCAAGCCGCCACCATCGCCGGCCGAGAAAG CAGCGGCACAGAGCAGAGCGAACCAGCAACATGGCACTCCGcccggcaacagcaacagcagaagCCACTCCAACCACAAACCCGCCGCCGATGAGGAGGAGAACTCGAGCGAGTCGAATGCCACCACGAAAGCATCGCTGGCCTTCACCATTGATCATTTCGATGCCTCGGAGAACGATTCGGCGGCTCAGGCGGCGCGCTACAAGAACATGATGGAGCGCATCCAGAGTCGCCACAAGCGCGGTGCTTCCATGTCCAAGCTGGAGACGGACAAGGATACCACGACGGCCACCTCGACCAGCGGACGGCAGTCGCAGAGGAGCAGCTTGGATGCGGGCAGCAGCATGGCGGACGATGTGTCCTCCCTCACAGCGGCCACGCCCAGTAGCGAGCAGGCGCCTCCGGTGCAGGTGAAGATGCGGGTGCGGGAACGCAGTGCCTCGCGGGTGAGGGACGCCTCGAAGCGGCACAGTTGGTCGCCGCGAAGCTCCGCCAATGCGCCCGAACCAAGTTCCGCACCTGCGCCCAGACCCACCAGTCGATCTAAGCTACCACCTCCGCCGGCAGCGACCAAGGGAACCTCTAATCTGGTGGCCAATCGCACGGCCAATCAGTTCACACCCCGCTCCACCGCCATGCAGCTGGCACTGCGCCAGGTGGAGATGATGTGTCCACAGCCGCCTTTAGCGGACTGCAAACCACTGGCCGAGAACGATGCAGTCAGTGAGGCAGGCACCTACACCCTCGACGGGGATAACTATACGGAGGAGCAGAAGGATCTCATGAACATCGATAGGAACGGAAAGGGGGCGGGTGCCAAGCAGCGACCCAAACAGTTGCCAGTGAAGTCGAACAGGGGCAGCAATGTGCTGGAGGTGAACTACTACCATGAGACGCCCCTGCAGGAGCAGCTACCACAGCAACTGCTAGCCCAGAGGAGCTCCACAG GTGCCTATCTGGATCAACTAAAGAGTCGCGTGCTGCGTCAGCAGGTTCCCCTGTCGCCACCCACTCCTCCATCGCCGGCAGCGGACATGGGCTGCTTCACCAGTGTGACCACCAGTGGAGTGCTGGCCAAACAGCGGGCCTTGGACACCCATCCCAAGCTCACCCGCCACTCGCACAGCTTGTCCACCTCGCAGATCGACAGCTCCGAGTATGTGAGCAATGAGGCTAAACTGAGGCACACGCAGGCCCTGTCCGGATCGGCCACCGATCGCCAGAAGGCCGAGTACCGCCTGAATGTGTTCACCACTAGCACCAATCAGCAGCACCAGTTGCCGGAGACGCCCACCACGCCCACACAGAGCTCGGAGGCCGCCCTCCTGCAGACGGCGCAAACCAAGCAGGACTGGATCCAGGAGTGGGCACGGAATGCCCGAGCCAGGAGCTTGGCGCAGGATGTGAGTGGCACGAGCGCCAATCGTCggaagcaacagcagcaggcaCAAGCGCAGGCACAG CAACTGATGACCCGGAGCTACAACTGCTCGGATACGGGTGGCGATTCCCTGACGGATGACAGCCTGAGTCTGTACAACCAGCAGCAGCGCCAGTACGCAGCGGCAGCTAAGCTTAATCGCAGTCTGGCGGAGCGGTACCGCCTGCTGGGCGACTGTGACTACGCCAGCGATCCGGCGTTGTGCAGCCATGGCGGCGGAGGCAGTGGTGGGCAGGTGGTGGAGCCGGGCTACAAGCCGCCCAAGAGTCCCAGCAAGATTCCCTCGCCGCTGCACACGCTGGGACGTGCGCGCAGTGCCAGTCGCTCGCGTCCACCAACCGATGCCTACTTGGAGCATACAGCTGCGGCTATTAGTAACCTGCAGCAGTCGCTTTCCCGCAGGAGCTCTGTTAAATCGCCAGCTCAGAGTAGTCCGCAGCACAGCCTGGAGTCGGGAATGGGCGCAGGAGCAGGCGGTGGCTATAGACGATCTCCGCTTCACCGGGCTctcatgaccagcagcatcaACGAGGCGCAGCTGCAGTTGCTcaccagcggcgagtatcttCTGAAGCAATTGCGTCGCCGCAAGAATTCGCTCGAGTACGATCCCGGCCAGGAATTGGAGCAGGTTGAGCCAGCTGCTGCCCCATTGTCGCCGCTGCGTCGATCGAGTAGcttccagcagcagcagggacAGCATCCTGTGCGTCAGGCGCGTCCGAATTTCCAGAACCTCTACACACCGCCCGCTGCCCGCCACGCCCACGCCCTGAGCACCGTTAACCAGCAGCAGCTAAAGAAGTCCGCCAGCAGCAATAACTTTGAGCAGGCCTACAGCGACTACGACAATGAGTTGCAGTATTATATAAACGATGAGGATGAAATGGGCACCACCGGGGCCTACTACTCAAgcaacgaggaggaggaggccgACGAGAACCACGAGAGCCAAGGCTCCGTGCCGCTGAGCAACACGCGAATGAACAAGGCTCTACTGATGCGGATCGAAAGGAGCAAGCAAAGGGTGGCCGGATCACAGGCTCCGGCCAAACCCACCTCAGCGCCAGCGGGAAAACTGAGCCTGGCACAAAGTGGAGCTGGTGTGGCTGCCTGTCCCAATACCCCTGAAATGCCGCGTCGTGGAATCAAGAGTGCTCCGAGGGTAGCTCCCGGATCCGGCAATCGAAACACCCGGCAGTCCATGCCCAGGGAAACAAGCCTCAGTCGGCTGGCGCAACAGGTGCCCAGTTCCTTGGCCAATGCCAAAAAGCAGCTGCTCCAAACCGCAAGTGCTGGTGTCAACTCCAATCCGAGGGAACAGCGCGTGCAACCCAAATACCTGGACATCTCCAAGTACAAGTCGGCGCAGTCGAACAATTTTCTGCGCAAAAACGATGCCAAGAGCACGCTAAAGCCGGCAGATCAAATGAAACGAAGTCCAAGTGCCTCCTCCATGGGTTTGAGTCGCGGTGAGGGAACGAGGGCCAGTAACCGGAGTGTGCGCAGCGCTGCCTCCGCGATGAACACCAGTACAACCTCGCTGGGTGGCGGGAATCCGGGTTCACGAAACTCTTCGGCAATGCGTCGCGATGCTTCAG TTAACAAACAAAAGGAGGCTGAAATGGCCATGTGGAAGCGTCGATCCACCTATGATCCCATGAAAGCCGCCGCCGAAGATCGCCGCAAGAAGGAAGAAGCGCGACGTGCACAAAGCGAAGCTCAGCGACAGATCAACGATGAGATCGATGAAATACCTTTCGAGAG ATTGAGAATCTTTTCCATTGAAGAATTCATTTAG